The proteins below come from a single Raphanus sativus cultivar WK10039 unplaced genomic scaffold, ASM80110v3 Scaffold0889, whole genome shotgun sequence genomic window:
- the LOC130503262 gene encoding probable protein phosphatase 2C 41, with translation MVLLPAFLDGLARSVSMKKGKYISEDEDGGREIAKSLMKDAKKNSTLLGSSGFVNSENSKRFTSICSNRGEKGINQDRAIVWEGFGCQEDITFCGMFDGHGPWGHVITKRVKKLFPSSLLCQWQQTLATLSSSPECFSPFDIWKQSCLKTFSLIDLDLKIHPSIDSYCSGCTALTAVLQGDHLVVANAGDSRAVIATTSDDGSGLVPVQLSVDFKPNIPEEAERIKQSDGRLFCLDDEPGVYRVGMPNGRSLGLAVSRAFGDYCLKEFGLVSIPEVTYRKITDKDQFLILATDGMWDVMTNDEAVEIVRGVKERRKSAKRLVERAMILWRRKRRSIAMDDISALCLFFHPS, from the exons ATGGTGCTTCTGCCTGCTTTCTTGGATGGGTTGGCGAGAAGTGTATCAATGAAGaaaggaaaatatatatcagaGGATGAAGATGGAGGGAGAGAGATCGCAAAATCGTTGATGAAAGATGCCAAGAAGAACTCGACTTTGCTTGGTTCATCAGGCTTTGTtaactcagaaaattctaagAGATTCACCTCTATTTGTTCTAATAGAGGTGAGAAAGGAATTAACCAAGACCGTGCCATCGTTTGGGAG GGGTTTGGGTGCCAAGAAGACATAACATTTTGTGGGATGTTCGATGGACATGGACCATGGGGACATGTGATAACCAAAAGAGTAAAAAAGCTATTTCCATCTTCATTGCTTTGCCAATGGCAACAAACTCTTGCAACCTTATCATCATCACCGGAATGTTTCTCTCCATTTGATATCTGGAAGCAATCTTGCTTGAAAACATTCTCCCTCATCGATCTTGATCTCAAGATCCATCCTTCCATTGATTCTTACTGCAGTGGCTGCACCGCTCTAACTGCCGTCTTGCAG GGTGATCATCTTGTTGTAGCAAATGCCGGTGACTCACGAGCAGTAATAGCAACAACTTCTGACGACGGAAGCGGTTTAGTTCCGGTTCAGCTATCAGTAGACTTTAAACCGAACATTCCAG AGGAAGCAGAACGAATAAAACAATCAGATGGACGATTGTTTTGCCTAGATGATGAACCGGGAGTGTACCGGGTGGGCATGCCAAATGGCAGATCGCTCGGTTTAGCTGTCTCAAGAGCGTTTGGAGACTACTGTCTTAAAGAATTTGGTTTAGTCTCTATACCGGAAGTGACATACAGAAAGATAACCGACAAGGACCAATTCCTCATCTTGGCCACAGATGGG ATGTGGGATGTGATGACAAACGATGAGGCAGTGGAGATAGTAAGAGGagtaaaagagagaagaaagagtGCAAAGAGATTGGTAGAGAGAGCTATGATACTTTGGCGTAGGAAGAGAAGAAGCATCGCCATGGATGATATCTCTGCTCTTTGTCTCTTCTTTCACCCTTCTTAG